GCCTGTTCCACTTCGTATAACAACTTTCCAAACATATTCCGCCATTTTGTAAAATATTGACCTCGTTGTGGGTAGCCATTCCAAGATTCCAAAATATGTATTTCATTGTCGTTTCGCAATATATCATCATCTTTACAATATcacaacatttaaaaaaaaatcttaccttTTTTCGTACCGGCTGTGCCAATTTGTAAAATCCGTACAGTCGTCGTACCGAAAACCTCTCACGCCTCAATCCGCAGACTATTTTACACACGCACTACGATGCACGACTCGTCGGTTGCTCGTTCGTATCTCAACTGCCGGCGCTGCCAGCAGCTTGCTTCGCGCAGCACCTTCAGTCCCGGTTACCACTCGTTACAGTGTTGCCGCATATGTTTGGTACTAACTTCGTACTAATGCACTAGTGTCAGACACAGTTAATTCTGTTTACTCAATTGACTTGATAAACAATCATAAATAATACACTACAACTCTACAGCAGCCTTCTTTTCATTTCTACTGTTCTCAATTTCGTGCAATGCACAATGGGTTAATCACAAATAATATAATATTGGTCAAAACATAACTGCATATTATGTTTGCTGAGACAGCACGAAACATCAATAGATTCGTTGCGCTAGTTGAATAAACTTAACCTTTTTTATCATTTTAAATTTCAACAAACGATGCGATATTCTAATAAGATTTTCTGGATATTTGGTCACTCCACACCATCAATATTCGGTTTTCAGCTCGGTTTGCAGCGATAGTTTGTGACAGGTCGATAGGCCTACAATAAAAAGTATACCTTAGAATTCAGTGCTGCGATGCAGACTCTCTCCCAGTAGGGGCGTAATGTCAAGAAGAAGAAGTcaggatattcttgaagaaatattttcagaaattgttcaatGGATTTCATCTTTGATTCCGCCTggtgtttcaatgaaatttggcACACCATTCTTGTAGTTATTTCAAcagatttcttcaaataaaaaaaaacactttttcacataaaaaaaatatttaaacaatcattgaaaatatctccagaaattcgttgagaaatatcTCAGGATGTTTTTACCAAAACCTTACACTACGTCACTAAGTTGTACATGACATGATGAAGAAGGAAGGTTAAGAaacgaatatcttcagaaattgttcaaggaattccttcagatatcttcaagaaaaccctcccgaaattcttcaagTTGTTTACAAATAATTTCCAATCAACTACTGGAGAATAGTCAACCAGAAAACCATAAAGAAATATCTCAAGACatttgtaaaaaaatagcttaggatattttttgaaaacattcttCCTGAGATTACTCCTGATGTTTTAATGGAGATCCCCCTAAAATTTGCAGTATCTCACCAGATATTATCCTTTTTAACTGGATTttggtccagttatcgagcgcccagttaaaatcCAGTCCAGTTTTACAGtagccagttatcgagcggatgctgtattGCGCATTCCCCACGCCATGCATTGCATCAAACTGAGACGGTGTCGTCATCGCATTTATTCTCCAAAGAATAAGTGCATAAGAAATAAGTGCAGTGAAAAGGCCCATATAGTTACAGCGAATTGCGATCCGGTCGAGGATCATTACTTCAATTGGCACAGAATAAGCTCTGTTGAAGTGCTCATATAAcacttaagctgagaagctgtTGCTGTCCCAGTAGGGACGTAATGCCAAAAGAATAAGAATTGCAATGTATAAAAATACTTGATTCGTGCTAATAGTAAATAGGAAATGTCATATAATTTACTTTGGTCATTTCCAACCGACCTCCCATGTTAAAGTAAAATTTTATAATATGTATGTTTAATTTCCCCTCTTCATGTTAAAACCGTCAAAGATGCAACAATAATAAACCTAAGCCAATGAAATATGCATTTGAAAACATACATCGATGTTGCCtttaggattatttacaaatatttaaCTTGGCACTTTGGACTCCCCATTTGATTCCCGTGTTATCTGACTCGCTACTGACGATGCCTATACTGACGccacccgcataacagtcccatctttgctggatttcctattgggcctgtccataaactacgtagactcttagggggggacgggggggtctggccaaagtctacgcttcatacaaattttgaaaattttgtatgaacaaaagtctacgaggggggagggggggtctgagatggccgaaaaaaagtctacgtagtttatggacagtgccattcatatgggactgttatgcgagtggggacaGTATAGTGATAGTGaaccttttgagtgtttacatttaggggctgttcataaaccacgtagactttttgtggggagcggaggggggggggggggggggtggtgtgagtctggccaaagtctacgctacatacaaattttcaaatttttgtatggacaaaagccaacaagggaggaggggggggtctgagatgaccaaatgttggcctacgtggtttatgaacagccccttattaaTAATAGTTAAAAATAACCGATTTTTGTGGCAACTGGTCTTCCTGTGTGCCAGGAGCTGCTGTGCAGCAATGCAATTGATGTTCCCTCAATGGATCCCAACCTCTACACAGTGCTTTGATAGTTATGATATTACAACCGCTGGAAGTTGTTTTATCTTACCCGTACTTGCACCATTCCGAAGTAAATCCACAAGCTTGTTCGACGCTCCGTCCTTGTATTGTTGACACAGGCGAACGGTCAGTCCTGCTAATGAGCGATTCCATTTGTCGATCGGGTCATCGGTAGTAATATTGTACAACCTGTCGAAGTCTTCATCGATCTGAAACATTTAAAATGTATTATTTAAAAACTACACAAAACTTTGTTCTTAAACTACATACACGTAAGTTAAATTTTAGAACAATACATAGTCGGAAAGATCTGGATATTTTTGGTGATGCCACCCACTAGTTAATTGATTTaattaatttacttaaaaaaTTCAAATGTTTACGTTTTTAATCATTACGGTTGATGACGGTTAATGACAAGCTTAATGACACTGGACGCaattctagcataacatgtgaaaaggtcCTAAGGGCTTTTcgcaaacaaacatgtttcgatcgCTGGTAGGGCGTATCTCAGTCCACCAATCCATTTTGTATATTTTGGACAGCATTTTCGGGGAAACGTGTGAATTCGCGTATTACAAGAAATCTACAATAAAACTTACCAGTTGGAATCCATAAGGGTCCTTGTAGTGACGGTATATCCCATCTACATTAGCGAGCAGTGCTGGTTTCTGCAAATCTCGACGTCTTCGATTGAAAGAAGCTTTCCACTGGTTAACAGTTGTTTGCCATGGTTGCGTATTGAGTCTCAACCAATTAAAGGCTGCTTCTGCCGCGGCGTCCAACTCGATGTCTACGCCTGTCGAGCCAGTGTTGTGCTTCTGTCGTTTGGCTTCAATGTCCTCCTCATACTTGTCTCGTTTGATCCTTTTTTGTTTCAGGTTtgcaattttattataaatcttgcCGCCCGGATTTCTTTTCTCGCCGCTTCGTGGTATGTAGTAGCAATCCTGTGGAATAGAAGAAATAGCAGACATAAGAGGTTAGGTTTGTAAAGATTACTAAAACCCATTCGCTTACCTTTTTTTCCTGGCGGAACAACAGCGTTATTGACTCCGCATAGCTGTCCAATACCCGCTCCGTTGTCTTCAGCCGAGCATTCAAATGATGCTCGGCGATGATTTCCGCTAGATCTTTTTGGCTTCGTTCCGTCAGTGGCCCCTTAGGAGCCCTTGCCAGCAGCGCTTCTCCACTAAGAGATTTGCGAAGGAGTACTTCAAGGTCGCGTGGGCCAAAGAATGATGATGAACAAGGCGTATCCAAGTCTCGAGTTTCATCTGGTCCTTTACCTTTAGGAGGAACCACCGATTGTGCCGAAAATGATGGTCCAGGGTGTTCCGTCGATGTCACAGCCCTCGAAGCTGATGGTTCAGGGAGATTCACTGATGCCACGGCCGACGAAGACGACGAACCAGAGAGATCCACCCGAGGATCCGCTGATGGTATAGCCGACAAAGATGATGATACAGAGAGATCCGCCAATGTCACGACCGACGATGATGATTCATGGAGATCAGCCGATTCCACGGCCGACGAGGAAGATGTTTCAGGGAGATCCGCCGATGGCACTGACGATGAAGATGATGGTCCAGGGAGATCCACCGATGCCACGACCGATCCAATTGTCCCAGTTGCAGATACGACGGGTGAGAAAGTCAATCTCTCAGATGATTCTCTCAATTCAGGGTCGAATAGTGTCTGTTCCGATGCTTCCACTTCCTCACTGCAAACCCACTCCTCCAAAACTTCCACTTTGGTGAAAGTGATCAAATCGAAACCCTGCAATTTGTATCAATGTTAAATGATAAATAAGATCCAAAAGTAGGTTATTTGAATTGACTCACGTTCAGCTTCCGCCAGGCTGTTATCCGGTCATAAAGCAGGTCCCAGTCGCAGCTCCATCCGGCAGCTCCCAAATCTTTAATAAGTTCGTCTTTGGTGACGGTGGAGAAACGGTCGACGTTGTAGCTCAATTCTATAAAGAAAATACAATAGATCTACGtagttggaaatgtttttaaattttgaataataAAATAACTAGTTACCTTCAAAAACAGCAAGTAATTCGGCTGGCAAATTCAATTCTTTCAGCACCACGTTTGAAATTTCGGAGTTTTCCGCGACAAAACGTTCATCACCTGCGCGCGCCATGTTTGTTCACGTTTGTTATGTTTCTGTTTGGATTTTATGTTGACAGGGTTGCTTTTTATGTAGCTACACTCTAAATTTATTATGGAAAGAATGAAATTTAATACAgtaacttttaatttttaatagttgcacatagaatgattttttttttctctcgttcgtaatctatgtgctttctgcacttagattctatcagtgATTTAATTTGAGTGTAGGTAATAGTTGGATACTATTGGAGAATTTCCCTAGGGGATTGATGGAGCATTGACCCGAGCATTGACCGGAAAGGACTGCTGAAAGTTTTTCCATAAGGAATGGCCAGAGGTTTTCCGGGAGATAGTAGCTGACGGATTTACACGAAAGAATGATGATGGATTCTTGGGAGCAAAGGTTGTTGGATTGATCGGAAGGAATCGCATTTGTATTTGTTTCCTGTAATAAATTGATGGATAATCCCCCGttcgaaattgctgcaggaatgcaGGATGGTGCTGTACGGATTCTCCGGAAGCATTTGCCTCAGGTAATTGATGATGAATTTTTTGTAGAGTTGCTGAAAAATAGctggaaatttcaggaaggaattaccGAATAATTATTGGAAAGACCTAAGCTATCTCGAAATTAAAAGTGAAAGTTTCCGACTGGAGGATTCGCCAGAAGGAAATGCTAGAGGGCTGCTCGCTGGGGGGATCCACAGTAGGAATCACTGAAcaagtttccagaaaaaaaaatactgggggTTTTTCGGAGCTACTGGAAATTTTCATGGTATAGCTGGATAATGTATTCTCCAGAGAAAATGGATTCTCTGGTATTCTACAAAGGAACTACAGGTTTTGTGTTTTGGAAACGTTTGAAAAAACTATATAC
This genomic interval from Aedes albopictus strain Foshan unplaced genomic scaffold, AalbF5 HiC_scaffold_981, whole genome shotgun sequence contains the following:
- the LOC109419735 gene encoding uncharacterized protein LOC109419735; amino-acid sequence: MARAGDERFVAENSEISNVVLKELNLPAELLAVFEELSYNVDRFSTVTKDELIKDLGAAGWSCDWDLLYDRITAWRKLNGFDLITFTKVEVLEEWVCSEEVEASEQTLFDPELRESSERLTFSPVVSATGTIGSVVASVDLPGPSSSSSVPSADLPETSSSSAVESADLHESSSSVVTLADLSVSSSLSAIPSADPRVDLSGSSSSSAVASVNLPEPSASRAVTSTEHPGPSFSAQSVVPPKGKGPDETRDLDTPCSSSFFGPRDLEVLLRKSLSGEALLARAPKGPLTERSQKDLAEIIAEHHLNARLKTTERVLDSYAESITLLFRQEKKDCYYIPRSGEKRNPGGKIYNKIANLKQKRIKRDKYEEDIEAKRQKHNTGSTGVDIELDAAAEAAFNWLRLNTQPWQTTVNQWKASFNRRRRDLQKPALLANVDGIYRHYKDPYGFQLIDEDFDRLYNITTDDPIDKWNRSLAGLTVRLCQQYKDGASNKLVDLLRNGAST